A window of Desulfobaculum bizertense DSM 18034 genomic DNA:
GGGGCAGCGCCCCTTGCAGAGCACGAGACGGAGTCTCGTACCCCCACCCCCCCCAAAAGCCCTTACGGGTTTGGGGCTGCGCCCCAATAAAACTGCGCCCCATGCAGAGCACGAGACGGAGTCTCGTACCCCAATTTACTCCTTCGTGCTCTTGGGTGCTTTTGGTGCAGATTTCTTAGCCTTGGGCGCAGCCTTTTTTTCAGCCTTGGGAGCTGTTTCCCCAGAGGGAGCAGCTTTCTTCTTGGGCTTAGGCGGCGTACCGGTCAACAGCAAGGTTCCCCGTTCACTCAAAGGCTTGCGGTGCTCCTTGTCCATACTCAAACTGCTGGGTGGACAATTGTCCACACACACACCACAGAGAATACAGGCAAAAGGATCAAGTTCCCATGTACCTTTCTTACGATCAACTGTGATGCACTGCGACGGACATTTCCTGGCGCACATCCCGCAAAAGATGCACGAATCAATGTCGTTATTCAGAGTTCCACGATACATATCAAAGTTGCCACGTACCTCAAAAGGGTACAAACGCGTCGCTTTCTTCGAAAAAAGATTCTTGAGAGCGGTTGGTGTCAAAGTGAGCATAGCTGTGACCTCCTAACGTTCCGTGCACGAGATGCACGGGTCGATGGACAAGACCACGACAGGCACGTCCGCAAGCTCAATTCCACCAAGCATGTGCAAAAGTGGCGGGATATTGGCAAACGTGGGGGTACGAATACGAACCCGGTCGAGATACTTTTTCCCACTGCCCTTGACGTAATACATCAGCTCACCGCGCGGCTGCTCTGTCCGGCGAATAATTTCACCTTCGGGATAGCCTTTGAACGGAGTCGCCAAATCGCCTGCGGGCAGACGGGATATGGACTGACGAATGATGTCGATGGACTGGAGCACTTCGTCGAAACGGACAGCACAGCGTGCCCAGGAATCGCACTGAGGGTGCGTCACAGGCTCAAAATCAATGCGGTCAAAGCACTCATATTCGAGCTGGCGGCAGTCCTGAGCAATGCCAGAACCGCGAAGTGTTGGGCCACAGGCTCCTGTTTCTATAGCGACATCTGGCGGCAACATGCCAATGCCACAGGTCCTTTTTTTCACCGTGTAGTCATTGAGCATAGCGTCACGCAGGTCGTGGAGCGGCTGATCGATTTCATCAATCTGCTGGAGAATCCAGCGAATCTGCTCTGGACTCAAATCGCGACGCACGCCGCCGATAATGTTGACCGACACGATAACGCGGTTACCTGCGGTCGCTTCGTTAATGTCCATGACCTTCTCGCGCAGCTTCCAGATCTGCTGGAACAACGCTTCAAAGCCAAAGGCATCGGCAAAAAGCCCCAGCCACAAAAGGTGGCTGTGCATGCGGTGCAGCTCGGACCAAATCATGCGCAAATGCTGCGCACGGTCTGGGACTTCAATGTCCATCATGTCTTCGATGCAGTGGCAGTAGTTCATGGCATGAATGCAGGAACAGATGCCGCACACACGTTCGACGACATACACCATCTGGTGAATGTCCTTAATTTCTGTCAACTTTTCCAAGCCTCTGTGCACAAAGCCCAAAGCCGGAATAGCTTCCTGTACAATCTCGTCCTCGACCACCAGCTTCAGATGAATAGGCTCCGG
This region includes:
- a CDS encoding 4Fe-4S dicluster domain-containing protein → MLTLTPTALKNLFSKKATRLYPFEVRGNFDMYRGTLNNDIDSCIFCGMCARKCPSQCITVDRKKGTWELDPFACILCGVCVDNCPPSSLSMDKEHRKPLSERGTLLLTGTPPKPKKKAAPSGETAPKAEKKAAPKAKKSAPKAPKSTKE
- a CDS encoding nickel-dependent hydrogenase large subunit, whose translation is MAKTIIPFGPQHPVLPEPIHLKLVVEDEIVQEAIPALGFVHRGLEKLTEIKDIHQMVYVVERVCGICSCIHAMNYCHCIEDMMDIEVPDRAQHLRMIWSELHRMHSHLLWLGLFADAFGFEALFQQIWKLREKVMDINEATAGNRVIVSVNIIGGVRRDLSPEQIRWILQQIDEIDQPLHDLRDAMLNDYTVKKRTCGIGMLPPDVAIETGACGPTLRGSGIAQDCRQLEYECFDRIDFEPVTHPQCDSWARCAVRFDEVLQSIDIIRQSISRLPAGDLATPFKGYPEGEIIRRTEQPRGELMYYVKGSGKKYLDRVRIRTPTFANIPPLLHMLGGIELADVPVVVLSIDPCISCTER